Proteins encoded within one genomic window of Macaca thibetana thibetana isolate TM-01 chromosome 3, ASM2454274v1, whole genome shotgun sequence:
- the LOC126951540 gene encoding uncharacterized protein LOC126951540 — translation MSLGKAGFPLLLAALAMGSSLSCLGLTLQGLLTLQGPSIPSAFQCQPRPPVSPFSGPPGGIPPHPLPPLSSAPRDISRGTSLLGSRPHSCGRPARCPTRTPAVPVHPPGHPGTFLTACCLHCVEGQRLNEEAWNSGLMDMAACPPPTPAQPFFTQRLKRGERNLLGPGNTPLLRHSLHYSLASSVGNSLPVGGSAADTCKLHTPGWRFQTFMRPVTYCAQGLPSNMSSHPF, via the exons ATGAGCTTAGGGAAAGCAGGCTTCCCTCTGCTTCTGGCAGCCTTGGCCATGGGGTCTTCACTCTCCTGTTTGGGCCTCACCTTGCAGGGGCTCCTCACCTTGCAGGGGCCATCCATTCCATCTGCCTTCCAGTGTCAGCCCAGGCCTCCTGTCTCCCCCTTCTCAGGCCCTCCTGGTGGGATCCCACCGCATCCCCTGCCTCCACTGTCATCTGCTCCACGTGATATCTCCAGGGGGACCTCTCTGCTGGGCTCCAGGCCGCATAGCTGTGG GCGGCCAGCACGATGTCCCACCAGGACCCCTGCAGTCCCAGTGCACCCGCCTGGTCATCCGGGGACCTTCCTCACTGCCTGCTGCCTGCACTGTGTGGAAGGACAGAGGCTAAACGAGGAAGCCTGGAACTCTGGTCTCATGGACATGGCAGCCTGCCCACCACCCACGCCTGCCCAGCCTTTCTTCACGCAGCGC TTAAAACGTGGAGAGCGGAATCTTCTGGGCCCAGGTAACACACCTTTGCTCCGACATTCCCTTCACTACTCACTGGCGAGCTCAGTTGGAAATTCGCTCCCAGTAGGAGGTTCCGCAGCAGACACATG TAAACTACACACTCCCGGCTGGAGATTTCAGACGTTCATGAGACCTGTGACATATTGTGCCCAGGGGCTTCCTAGCAACATGTCTTCCCACCCCTTTTGA